The Deinococcus betulae DNA segment GCTGCTCAGCGACACCTGGCTGAACACGTTGGCTGCTCTTCAGGATCCAAGGACGGGCACGGCACCAGACAATCAGCGCCTCAGACACGCCCTGCTCGCTGTGGCGGCAGCCGAGCCCGAGCCCACTTGGTCAGCCCCCTGGCGCTCAGACGGATATCTCTTTGAGACGGCAACGGTCCGGGACTGGACACTCTTCCGGGGCAGTGGAGCGGCAGGCCGACAAGTGGTGTACCCGATGACCGTGCCGCATTGGGCCTATGAAGACCTGACGCTCTGTCCTGTCCGGCTGTGGGCTCTTGAGGAGCGTGCTCTTCCGTACGAGGCCGCACCTGTCGTGTTTTGGCCCGTAGACCGACCACTGTCGGCCCTGCTGACCATCATCCACGGTCTTCCCCCCGCAAACCGGCACAGTCTGCTTCAGATCGGTCAGTGGCTTGAAGAGCAGGGCGAACCTCTTGTTGCCGAACACCCAGCACTGATTGAGACCCCAGACGTTCTCTGCGTGGTGCTGTGTCCTCCAGACGCACCTCACGCCACACACCGGAGTGCCACATGAACACGCCTGCCGCTCTGCTTGACGTCTCACGCCGCTTGTCTCTTCAGACCAAGGTTCAAGTCCTGACCCTCACCTACGACCACCCACAACTGACCACCCGAGTGGCCCTGGCAGGGGATCACGTCTGCGGCGTCCAAGGACCGGTTACACCAAGCTGGCAAACCACTTTGCGGCATCACGGCGTCCATCCAGCTGAATTGCAGAGAGCACAGCAACAAGCCCAGTCTCTGGACGAAGCCCTGGCCCATCTGCTGAAGCGGGGCGTTGTCAGCGCGCAGGAATTGCAGGGCCTGGCCCGCGACCGACTGATTCACGCCCTCATACCGCTGACGCATCACCGAGTGAGACCGGCCCTCCAGCCAGATTCAGTGGGGCAGCAGGTGCCACCGGCGACCCCATGCGTTCCACTGCGGGACAGCGTGTCAGCAGTAATGCGTCTGTCGGACAGAAGCACAGTGCCCTTGTCTCAGGCCTACGCCGCCTCGCCAGCCCACGTGCCCACTGGCCCAGACGAGAGTTTTGAATTGATGGTGTATCGGGCTGCCTTGCAAGGGCAAACCCTTCAGACCATGGCACAGCGTCTGCCGCTGCGCTTCGATCAGCTCTGCCAGGTTCTGACCACCCTTGAGGCAGGCGCCTACATCTGGCCCACCAGTGAGCAAGCCCCGTCCCTGCTCACTTCGCGGCCTCAGCTCCAAGTCGGAGACTATGCCCCCGACTTCCTCCTCCCTGCTCTGGGCGGGGGAGAGGTTCGCCTTTCCGCATTGCATGGGCAACGCATCTGGCTCAGCCTGAACAGGCAGTCAACCTGCGCCATTTGCAACCCGCGGCATGCAGAAGTCATCGCCGTCCAAGATCAGCTGGTGCCGCTGGGCGTTCAGACCGTCAGCATCTGGGGCAGTACCCTAGACGACCTGGCACGCGGTATTGGCAAACAGCGTCCTCCCTATGCTGTTTTGGCTGATCCAGACGACACGACCTACACGCGCTATGGGCTTTCATTCAGCCTGTCGGGCACTTTGGATCCCCGGAATCTAGGCACCATGCTGCGCGGCTTCCGGATGATGGGTGCGGCGGCGCTCAAGTCGGACGGAGAACTCTTCAGAATGCCGGCCGAGTTCCTGATTGGTCGAGATGGCCGCATCGAGCGTGTACGCTACGCGACCTATGGGGCAGACTTTCTCGCTGTAGAAGAGGTCCTGGCATGGGCGCGGCGACCCTAAGACGGTGGTGGCGCCGACATGACACCCGACGCCGAACCCAGGCGTTGGGTTTGACACAGATTCAGGGACTTTCCAACCTGGCTTGGGACGATCTGGGCACCGTTTTGCAAGACTGGGAAGGGTTGCACGCCCTCTTAAAAGAACCAGTAGACGACCTGTGGCGATGGTGGGCAGGGCTGGGGCCGCCACATCACCAACTCCCTGCCCTGCGTCTGGCTGCACTCGGTCCTCGGCTGACGGACGTGAGACCCGACACCCTGTACGTCCTGTGGCGGGCGCTCCTGCTCACGGATCTGCTGCTGCTGCGGTACTGGGTGACTGGTCCCCATGTCCTTCAAGGTCGCCAAGCTGTGCTCGGCGGCATCGCACTCGGTCTGCGGGAGCGGAGCAACCTGCACGCCCCAACATTCGGTCAGCTGTTTGACGCCACGGCGGCCAGCGACGATGTGCTGCACCAAGAGGGGCGCCGGCTGGCCGAGGCCCTCGCCTACTGCGGCGCTGATTTGAGTGTTATCCGGCGCAAGGTGCCAGCTCTCATCCCTTTACTGGACCACCCATGACCACAACTCGACTTCCAGCAGCCTGGTTGACCACTGTCTATACCCTCCGCCCTGCTGGGCTGCCGACCGGAGAGGCGCCGCCCATCGACGTGAACAGCGTGTTGGCCGACCTACAACCTCTGCTCACCGTTCGCATGGGGTGGGAAGTGTTGCAGGCTCAGGCCCGGCAAGAAGCGCTTCCGCACACTGCTGCCCAGTTGCGCCGTACGCAGGAGATGGTACGCCAGACCCTCCGCCGTGCTCAACGGCAGCTGCGGTGGGCGGCCCAGAACCGACCAGAGGGTGAAACGCTGTGGGCGTGGGCTGCGGTGCCTAGAGTCGTCTCAGTGCCTGACAGCGACCACTCCTGGGCACTCTTGGTGAATGCGTTTCAAGGCGGTGAACGCCTAGCCCTGCGCACCGTCCAACTAGCGCCAGGGCGCTGGGCCCTGTACCGGAGTGAGGCCGCTCCATACACCTTCCGAAACGTCACACTGCCAGTTGGCGCCGCCCTGACAGTTGACCAAACAGCCACGCGCCTGGGGCTGACCCCGGCCCAACTGGAAGCAGTTTGGCCATTCACCGGCGTACAGCGGCTTCAGAATGGCCAGTACGTCAGCGCCTTGACCCACTGGTCTAGCGCCCATTGGTTGAATCTCCTGATTACGGCTCTCGACCAGGCCGGGGTCTGCGCGTGGGATGAAGTACTTCTCTTCAGGGCCTACCGAGCCTTGCCGAGCGCACCTGACGTTCTGGATGACACGTTGCGAGCGGGCCTGCGCCGCTCACCTCATGTGGTCAAAGGACCTCATGCTGGCCTCTGGGTCGCGGCTCACACGCGACCTGTAAAGCAGCGGGCCTCTGATCGTGTCGAGACCATGACCCCGCGACCCATTCCACCCAGTGCGCCACTCCTGCTGTCGCGCAGGAGGCTCAGATGACGGCGCCACCACTGGACGCCACTCGACCACCGCTGACGCTGGCGCCGTTCCACCAGGAGTGGCGACATCCGCGCTGGTTGGAGACGCGGTGACACCCTCTTGGCTGCACCGTCTCCACGCTCTTTTTGGGCAGTCAGGCGTCGTCACCTCGGCCCCGTCCGACGCCGTAGTCGACCCGTGCTCCACCGATCAGGCGGCGCCTGAGAGTGGGCTCTTGGATTTTCATCTCAGTCCCCACCTGTTGCGCCTACTCATTGATCATCAGGCCACCAGCCTGCCACGCGCCGTGGCCGAGTGCGTCATGAACAGCGTGGACGCTGGCGCTGGCCGCATCGACGTCACCCTGCACACCGACCAGCATCACCGGATGCACGCCCTGACCGTTCAAGATGACGGCCGCGGCTTCACCACCCGCCAGGATGTCGAGCAGTATTTCCGCACCTTCGGCTTCGACCACGACACCGACGCTGAACGCGGCCGGCGCCAATACGGCCGGTTCGGCATCGGGCGCGCGCAGCTCTGGGCCTTCGGCGCCGTCCAGTGGCGCACCGGCCCCTTTGAGCTCGGCGTCAATACCCAAGAGCACGGCGTCGCCTTCACCTTGACAGCGGACCTGCCCCAGCAGGCCGGCACCCAGATCCACGCCACCCTCTTCAAGCACGCCCCCACCTTTACCCTTCAGGAGCATCTCGAAGACCATCTGCGCTATGTCGACGTTCCCCTGTTCGTGAATGGCGCCCAGATCAACCAGCCGCCCAGCCAGGCGCAGTGGACCTTTGAAGATGAGGACGCGTATTACGACCTGCGGCCCGGCGGTGGCGTCCACCTCTACAACCTGGGCGTCCTGATCGGCGAGGTGGACGAGAAATTTGCCGGCGGCGGCGTGATCGTGAGCAAGAAGGCCCTCCGCCTCAACTTGACCCGCACGCGCACGATTGAACGGGACGAGCTGGGCACCCGCATCCTGGCCACCATGCACCGCTTGGTCCTGGCGCATGTCAAAGCGCAGGCCAAGCTCTCGGAAGGTGAGCGGGCCTTCCTCGCGCGCGCGTATCTGAAGGGTGAAGTGGCGTGGGCCGAGGTGCAGGGCCTCAAGCTCATCACCACGGTTGACGACCGCGACCACACCCTGAGCGCCTTTGCCCATCTGGTCGCGCAGCGGGGGCTGGTGGGGGCCGCCACGCGGGGCGAGGCGCTGGCGGACAAGGCCTCCCAGCACGGGCTGGCGGTGGTGCTCGCCGAGCGCACCCTCACCCGGTGGGGCGTGTCCAACGTGACCGGATTCAAAACCGCTCTATGCCGCGCCGTTCTCCCCAACGACGAGGCCACCCTGGCTGACCAGTGGGACGCGAGGGACGCAGCCGAGCAGGACTTCTTTGAGGCCATCCAGCACGGCGTCTGGACGGAGGACCTCGCTCAGCACGTGGATGACCGCGTGTTCCGGCACGCCCAGGTGCCCCGCGGAGAGTGGACCGTCGAAGAGCGCGCCGTGCTGGCGGGCTTGCAGAAAATCGTGCCGCGCGCGGCCCAGGCGCTGCGGCTCCGGAACGGCAAGCGCAAGGTGGTCCTGGGCGACAGCACGGGCGCTCAGGCCTGGACCGACGGCCGAAGCTTTATCGCCCTGGACCGGCGCCTGGTCCCGCTCGCCCAGCGAGGCTTGCCCGGCTTCACCCGCTTAGCTTTGCTGATCCTGCACGAGATGACGCACGCGCAGGAAAACATGGGCAGCGACGTGCACGACGCGGCCTTCTACGCGGCTTATCACGACGCGGCCTTCTACGCGGCTTATCACGACGCGAGCCTGACGGACACGTTTGGCCCCGCACCGCAAGACGCCCTGGACGTGTACGTCACCCGGCTACTGGACAAGCGGCTGCCGCTGAGTCGGGCCGCTCTCCAGACCTCCAGCTTGCAGTACAGAGTGCGGAGCCTCCCCGACTGGCTGGCGCAGCATGAGCGGAGGAACCGTCCCTGGGCCTGCACCGTGCGGCACCACACTTGGGCGGGACGGGTCCTAATGATTCACGAGTTGCGCCGAACCGAGGAACGGCGCTGGTGGGGGCAAGCGTCTCTGGTGCGTGGCACGTTGTATGCCCAGGATGGGGCCTGCCTGGGCGAGCTCATCTTGACCGAGGAGGTGGACCTGGCCGTCTGGGTTGAAGAGTCACCGCCCAAGACGCTTCAACCAACACCGCCAGTCCACCTGCCGAAGGCGCTGTCTAGGGCGGTGCAGGGGCGGCTCAGGACGTACACCCAGGGGAGAACTGGACCTGTGGAGGTGCACGTCAGCTGCAAGGTCCAGGGCGCCGGTCCCCGCTTCCGGGTGGGCCTGCACATTCCCTCCGCCCGGGACGCGTACTGGAGCGTGACCCCGACCCACCTGACGGCCGCGCCGACTCTCGCGGCGGCTGAACGCCTCGCTGAACTGGCCCGGGCGTGGCTACACGCGCAGGGCCGTGACGCGGCAACCGCTGACCCAGAACCGCTAGAAGAAACGCCGCTGCTGGGTCAAGACGACCCACCACCGCAGAACCTGGCCCAGATCGATACCTCACCACCCTCTTCGACAGAAATTCTCGCATAGGCGAGAACCTAAATACCCCACCCAGCTGGAAGTCATTCTGGACCGACACACGATCCGCGTCCCATTCAAGCAGGAGAAATTGCATGAGCTGGAAGCCACGTATCATTCTTCCCCACCTCAGCGCCGCGCATCTTCTGCGCAATAAGGCGCAGCGAGTTCTCTTGACTTGCCTGGTTCACCATTATCCCGAACCGGTACTACCCAACCACATCCTGATAGATACGCAGCTCACGCTTGAGCA contains these protein-coding regions:
- a CDS encoding ATP-binding protein, giving the protein MTPSWLHRLHALFGQSGVVTSAPSDAVVDPCSTDQAAPESGLLDFHLSPHLLRLLIDHQATSLPRAVAECVMNSVDAGAGRIDVTLHTDQHHRMHALTVQDDGRGFTTRQDVEQYFRTFGFDHDTDAERGRRQYGRFGIGRAQLWAFGAVQWRTGPFELGVNTQEHGVAFTLTADLPQQAGTQIHATLFKHAPTFTLQEHLEDHLRYVDVPLFVNGAQINQPPSQAQWTFEDEDAYYDLRPGGGVHLYNLGVLIGEVDEKFAGGGVIVSKKALRLNLTRTRTIERDELGTRILATMHRLVLAHVKAQAKLSEGERAFLARAYLKGEVAWAEVQGLKLITTVDDRDHTLSAFAHLVAQRGLVGAATRGEALADKASQHGLAVVLAERTLTRWGVSNVTGFKTALCRAVLPNDEATLADQWDARDAAEQDFFEAIQHGVWTEDLAQHVDDRVFRHAQVPRGEWTVEERAVLAGLQKIVPRAAQALRLRNGKRKVVLGDSTGAQAWTDGRSFIALDRRLVPLAQRGLPGFTRLALLILHEMTHAQENMGSDVHDAAFYAAYHDAAFYAAYHDASLTDTFGPAPQDALDVYVTRLLDKRLPLSRAALQTSSLQYRVRSLPDWLAQHERRNRPWACTVRHHTWAGRVLMIHELRRTEERRWWGQASLVRGTLYAQDGACLGELILTEEVDLAVWVEESPPKTLQPTPPVHLPKALSRAVQGRLRTYTQGRTGPVEVHVSCKVQGAGPRFRVGLHIPSARDAYWSVTPTHLTAAPTLAAAERLAELARAWLHAQGRDAATADPEPLEETPLLGQDDPPPQNLAQIDTSPPSSTEILA
- a CDS encoding redoxin domain-containing protein, which encodes MAQRLPLRFDQLCQVLTTLEAGAYIWPTSEQAPSLLTSRPQLQVGDYAPDFLLPALGGGEVRLSALHGQRIWLSLNRQSTCAICNPRHAEVIAVQDQLVPLGVQTVSIWGSTLDDLARGIGKQRPPYAVLADPDDTTYTRYGLSFSLSGTLDPRNLGTMLRGFRMMGAAALKSDGELFRMPAEFLIGRDGRIERVRYATYGADFLAVEEVLAWARRP